A region of the Roseiflexus sp. RS-1 genome:
GGAGGTTCTGTGTATGGCTTCCCGTGAGTCGCTCTTTATCGGCATTGATGTCTCCAAACAGACGCTGGATGTGGCGTTTGGCGCCGACCCGCACGCGCCACGCGAGACGATACCGTCTACCGACGAAGGTGTCCAGCTCCTGGTCACGCGACTCCAGCGCCTGCAGCCGACCCTGATTGTGCTGGAGGCGACCGGCGGGCTGGAGCGCATGGTGTTCGCCCAACTGCTCCAGGCTGGCGTGCCGACGGCGCGGGTGCAGCCACGCCGCGTGCGCGCCCTGGCGCACGCGGAAGGACGCCAGGCGAAGACCGACCGCCTGGATGCCCGGTTGCTCGCCCGCTTTGCCGAACGGGTGCGCCCGCCGCACCACCAAGCGACGGACGAGCAGCGCGCATCCTTGCGCGACCTGCTGGTCCGGCGGGAGCAGGTGATTCAGATGCGGACGGCTGAGATCAATCGGTTGACGGCTGCCGCGCCGAACCTCCGCCCGGGCATCCAGCAGCATATTGATTGGCTGGATCAGGAGATCCGTGCGCTTGAGCAGGAACGCGACAACGAGGCGGAGCGCACCGACGA
Encoded here:
- a CDS encoding IS110-like element ISRfsp2 family transposase, with product MASRESLFIGIDVSKQTLDVAFGADPHAPRETIPSTDEGVQLLVTRLQRLQPTLIVLEATGGLERMVFAQLLQAGVPTARVQPRRVRALAHAEGRQAKTDRLDARLLARFAERVRPPHHQATDEQRASLRDLLVRREQVIQMRTAEINRLTAAAPNLRPGIQQHIDWLDQEIRALEQERDNEAERTDEVRRKRELRDSVPGIGAITALNLLLRLPELGTINRKEAAAVVGVAPYANQSGAQHKPRHISGGRRDVRSVLYMATLAATRRRLVRRAFDQRLCQAGKPRKVAIVAAMRKLLTILGAILRQQKPWDPAVHTSAP